From Brassica oleracea var. oleracea cultivar TO1000 chromosome C3, BOL, whole genome shotgun sequence, a single genomic window includes:
- the LOC106336000 gene encoding exocyst complex component EXO70A1-like → MGKHLFRSSPPQEKQPAHQTLAESAVQECMSKINTVISKWTSPSPSSDAHLFSTNSRREAEEFAEAVRHLHITMHRLAAVNPSSEKLVYAQNLMQSAMNLLESEFHRVLMENRQYLDPECVSVRSYRSSRFASTPTSVSDSEDETFYEENAEEHRFSGGDSDAMDDLKMIADCMISTGYAKECVKVYKTVRRSIVDETLHGLAVERFTLHQVQKMDWDTLESKIRTWLPAVKLAVRSLFFGERLLADHVFSSSLNIVESSFTDITQEGALTLFTFPENVAKIKKLSPEKMFRFLDMYESLASLFVEIESIFYFDSAAAVRSQVINSLAKLGDAARLMMTDFETAIQNETSRTPVVGGGVHPLTRYVMNYLSFLADYDESIAVIFENWQMTSPSPSPESFAGDDARPEELYSSPVSVRIAWVILLTLCKIDGKAQPYKDVALSYLFLANNLQYVVVKVRSSPGLKVLLGEDWVVRHEEKVKQYAGKFEKLAWGKVVTSLPENPKEEIAPEEARELFGRFNDEFEAAYRRQMSWVVPDPKLRDWIKISLSGKLVPVCSEFYEVNRFGLGGDGFNVRYTPEDIGNYLSDLYFGSRGSGSVSTKGSGSGSGTGSSTTVKSRGGRSH, encoded by the coding sequence ATGGGGAAGCACTTGTTCCGGTCATCTCCTCCACAGGAGAAACAGCCAGCTCACCAAACACTCGCCGAGTCAGCTGTACAAGAGTGTATGAGCAAAATCAACACAGTCATATCCAAATGGACTTCTCCTTCTCCTTCTTCCGACGCACACCTCTTCTCCACCAACAGTCGCCGCGAAGCAGAGGAGTTCGCTGAAGCCGTCAGGCATCTACACATCACGATGCACCGTTTAGCCGCCGTCAACCCATCGTCTGAAAAGCTAGTCTACGCTCAGAACCTGATGCAATCAGCAATGAACCTTCTCGAATCAGAATTCCACCGCGTGCTGATGGAGAACCGCCAGTATCTCGACCCTGAATGCGTCTCAGTCCGATCCTACAGATCGTCAAGATTCGCATCGACACCCACCAGCGTCTCCGACTCCGAAGACGAAACTTTTTACGAAGAAAACGCAGAAGAACATAGATTCTCCGGCGGAGATTCCGACGCAATGGACGATCTCAAGATGATTGCTGACTGCATGATCTCAACCGGATACGCCAAAGAATGCGTCAAGGTCTACAAAACCGTGCGGAGATCGATCGTCGACGAGACGCTCCACGGCTTAGCGGTGGAGAGATTCACTCTCCACCAAGTTCAGAAAATGGATTGGGACACTCTCGAGTCCAAGATCAGGACCTGGCTGCCAGCTGTCAAGCTAGCCGTTAGGTCCCTCTTTTTCGGAGAGAGGCTTCTCGCCGATCACGTCTTCTCCTCGTCCCTCAACATAGTCGAATCCTCCTTCACCGACATCACACAAGAAGGAGCGTTGACTCTCTTCACCTTCCCGGAGAACGTCGCGAAGATCAAGAAACTCTCGCCGGAGAAAATGTTCCGGTTCCTCGACATGTACGAGTCCCTCGCGAGCCTCTTCGTCGAGATCGAGTCCATCTTCTACTTCGACTCGGCCGCCGCCGTCAGGTCTCAGGTGATCAACTCGCTGGCGAAACTCGGCGACGCGGCGAGGCTCATGATGACCGACTTCGAGACGGCGATTCAGAATGAAACCTCCAGAACGCCGGTCGTCGGCGGCGGCGTTCACCCTCTCACGCGCTACGTCATGAACTACCTCTCCTTCCTCGCGGACTACGACGAGTCCATCGCCGTGATTTTCGAGAACTGGCAGATGACCTCGCCGTCTCCGTCGCCGGAGTCTTTCGCCGGAGACGATGCTCGTCCGGAGGAGCTGTACTCGTCTCCGGTGTCGGTACGTATCGCGTGGGTGATCCTCCTGACTCTTTGTAAGATCGACGGCAAAGCTCAGCCGTACAAAGACGTGGCGCTGTCTTACCTCTTCCTCGCGAATAATCTCCAATACGTCGTCGTTAAGGTCCGTTCGTCGCCTGGCTTGAAGGTTCTTCTCGGGGAGGATTGGGTGGTGAGGCACGAGGAGAAGGTGAAGCAGTACGCGGGGAAGTTCGAGAAGCTCGCGTGGGGGAAAGTGGTAACGTCGTTGCCGGAAAATCCTAAGGAGGAGATCGCGCCGGAGGAGGCTAGAGAGTTGTTCGGTAGGTTTAACGACGAGTTCGAGGCGGCGTACCGGAGACAGATGTCGTGGGTGGTGCCCGACCCGAAACTTAGGGACTGGATCAAAATCTCGTTGAGTGGGAAACTCGTGCCGGTTTGTTCCGAGTTTTACGAGGTGAACCGGTTCGGTTTGGGAGGAGATGGGTTTAATGTCAGGTATACCCCTGAAGATATTGGAAACTACTTGTCGGATCTTTACTTTGGAAGTAGAGGGTCAGGGAGTGTGTCGACAAAAGGCTCAGGATCCGGATCCGGAACCGGTTCGTCGACTACGGTTAAATCTCGTGGAGGACGTAGCCATTGA
- the LOC106331865 gene encoding UDP-galactose/UDP-glucose transporter 5B, which translates to MAEPETVNGVKESKLWKGVFAVSGIMSTLVIYGVLQEKIMRVPYGLNKEFFKYSLFLVFCNRLTTSAVSAGALLASKKALDPVAPVYKYCLISVTNILTTTCQYEALKYVSFPVQTLAKCAKMIPVMVWGTLIMQKKYKGFDYLVAFLVTLGCSVFILFPAGDDISPYNKGRENTVWGVSLMAGYLGFDGFTSTFQDKLFKGYNMEIHNQIFYTTLCSCVLSFTGLVLQGHLLLAVDFVSRHRDCLLDIALLSTVATASQFFISYTIRTFGALTFAAIMTTRQLASIMLSCIWFSHPLSWEQCIGSVIVFGSLYAKNLLNNNKKSQTQPPPPPELPQYGKPESSS; encoded by the exons ATGGCTGAGCCGGAAACAGTAAACGGAGTGAAGGAGAGCAAATTATGGAAAGGTGTATTCGCCGTCTCCGGCATTATGTCCACTCTTGTCATCTACGGTGTTCTTCAG GAGAAGATAATGAGAGTTCCTTATGGATTGAACAAAGAGTTCTTTAAGTACTCTCTGTTTCTCGTTTTCTGCAATCGCCTCACTACTTCAGCTGTCTCTGCTGGTGCTTTACTG GCAAGCAAGAAAGCTTTGGATCCTGTAGCTCCGGTTTACAAGTATTGCCTTATCTCAGTGACTAACATCTTAACCACAACATGCCAGTATGAG GCTCTCAAGTATGTGAGCTTCCCTGTCCAAACTCTTGCAAAATGTGCCAAAATGATACCAGTCATG GTATGGGGAACTCTCATCATGCAGAAAAAGTACAAGGGGTTTGACTACTTGGTGGCTTTTTTGGTGACCCTTGGCTGTTCTGTCTTTATCCTTTTCCCG GCAGGAGATGATATTAGTCCGTACAATAAGGGAAGGGAAAATACTGTTTGGGGTGTTTCCCTAATGGCTGGTTATCTTGG GTTTGATGGGTTTACAAGCACATTCCAAGACAAACTGTTTAAAGGATATAATATGGAGATACATAACCAAATATTCTACACAACACTTTGTTCTTGTGTTCTCAGCTTCACTG GACTTGTATTGCAAGGCCATTTGCTACTAGCTGTAGATTTTGTTTCTCGCCATAGAGATTGTCTACTCGATATCGCTCTGCTTTCCACT GTTGCAACAGCGAGCCAGTTCTTCATCTCTTACACCATTAGGACATTTGGTGCTCTAACGTTCGCTGCTATCATGACAACAAGACAG CTTGCAAGCATCATGCTCTCATGCATTTGGTTCTCTCATCCGCTTAGCTGGGAGCAATGTATTGGATCG GTCATTGTTTTCGGGTCTTTATACGCCAAAAACTTACTGAACAACAACAAAAAATCACAAACTCAACCGCCGCCACCTCCAGAGCTTCCGCAGTATGGAAAACCTGAGAGCTCTTCTTAA
- the LOC106334611 gene encoding receptor-like protein kinase At5g59670, whose translation MDTSLELLLVLTAILAIIHIVQAQDQKGFISLDCGLPSNESPYKESSSGLWFSSDENFTQGGKTGRVRETPERFAEQLNTLRYFPEGKRNCYNLNVEKGRRYLVRATFVYGNYDGLGMKPVFDIHLGPNLWATIDLQKVNGTVKDMLHIAASSSMQICLVKTGVTEPLISSLELRPMRNESYITESGSLDRYFRYYLSESSSQIRYSSDIYDRLWDPLFLKEWTQLSTANNVGNNNSYRPPEMALKTAATPTNSSAPLTIRWTSENPDERYYCYAHFSETEDLQANETREFNVTWNGIRFFGPFVPRRGIINTIFRTSPATCIEGICRFELIRTDRSTRPPLLNAFEVYTVIQFPQSETDESDVGAMKSIAATYALSRINWKGDPCVPRQFGWDGLNCSNTDMSMPPRITTLNLSSSGLAGTIADAVQNLTQLETLDLSNNSLTGGVPDFLGNMKSLLVINLSRNNLNGSIPQALQREGLQLFVEGNPRLCFSDSCKKPHKKKIIVPIVASVASAAIVIAVLVLLLVLKKGKPAILQGLHLLPRTSSMNATFAEKNSRRFTYSEVIKMTNNFQRVLGEGGFGMVYHGSVKGSKQVAVKVLSQSSTQGYKEFKAEVDLLLRVHHTNLVSLVGYCYEGDQLALVYEFLPNGDLKQHLSGKGGTSVINWSTRLQIALEAASGLEYLHIGCTPPMVHRDVKTANILLDADLKAKLADFGLSRSFQGGVESHDTAVAGTLGYLDPEYHSSGRLGEKSDVYSFGIVLLEMITNQPVINQTSESSHITQWVGFKLNRGDIVEIMDPNLHKDYDFNSAWRALELAMLCANPSSSKRPSMSQVIHEIKECLACAKSVIGKNLELEPQEIMSSDTSMVPMAR comes from the exons ATGGATACTTCTCTTGAGCTTTTGTTGGTGCTAACTGCAATTTTGGCCATCATTCATATTGTTCAAGCTCAAGACCAAAAAG GGTTCATCAGTTTGGATTGTGGGCTACCCTCGAATGAATCTCCTTATAAAGAGAGTTCTAGTGGACTGTGGTTTTCTTCTGATGAAAATTTCACACAGGGCGGAAAAACTGGTCGAGTCAGAGAAACTCCTGAGAGATTTGCGGAGCAACTCAACACGTTGAGATATTTTCCAGAGGGTAAACGGAACTGTTACAATTTGAACGTGGAGAAGGGACGCAGATATTTGGTCAGAGCTACCTTTGTGTATGGAAATTATGATGGTCTTGGCATGAAACCGGTGTTTGATATTCATCTTGGACCTAATCTATGGGCCACCATAGACTTGCAAAAAGTGAATGGTACAGTGAAAGATATGTTACACATTGCAGCATCAAGCTCGATGCAAATATGTCTTGTCAAGACTGGGGTAACTGAACCTCTAATTTCCTCTTTGGAATTACGGCCAATGAGAAATGAGTCTTACATCACTGAATCTGGCTCCCTGGATCGTTACTTTCGGTATTATCTTAGCGAGTCAAGCTCTCAGATCCG GTACTCCAGCGATATCTACGATCGCTTATGGGATCCATTATTCTTGAAGGAATGGACACAGCTTTCAACTGCGAATAATGTGGGAAATAACAACAGCTACCGTCCACCTGAAATGGCACTTAAAACTGCAGCCACACCTACTAATTCCAGTGCGCCGCTGACAATTCGATGGACTTCAGAAAATCCTGATGAAAGATATTACTGTTACGCACACTTTTCTGAAACCGAAGACTTGCAGGCAAATGAAACCAGGGAATTCAACGTGACATGGAATGGAATACGATTCTTTGGCCCATTTGTCCCAAGAAGGGGAATCATAAATACTATCTTCCGCACGTCACCGGCAACTTGCATTGAAGGGATATGTAGGTTCGAGCTGATAAGAACCGACAGATCAACTCGTCCACCTCTACTTAATGCTTTCGAAGTCTACACTGTTATTCAGTTCCCACAGTCTGAAACAGATGAAAGCGATG TGGGTGCGATGAAAAGCATCGCAGCCACCTATGCATTGAGTAGAATCAACTGGAAAGGTGATCCATGTGTCCCTCGACAGTTTGGGTGGGATGGTTTAAACTGCAGCAACACAGATATGTCCATGCCACCAAGAATCACTACTTT AAACTTGTCTTCAAGTGGTTTAGCTGGAACCATAGCCGATGCTGTTCAAAACCTTACGCAACTAGAAACACT GGACTTGTCGAATAATAGCTTGACTGGAGGGGTGCCAGACTTTCTAGGCAACATGAAATCGTTGTTGGTCAT AAATTTAAGCAGGAACAATCTCAATGGTTCAATTCCTCAAGCTCTTCAACGGGAAGGACTACAACTATT CGTTGAAGGAAATCCAAGGCTTTGTTTTTCTGATTCGTGTAAAAAACCACATAAGAAAAAAATAATTGTGCCAATTGTTGCATCAGTAGCTTCTGCAGCCATTGTCATTGCTGTATTGGTTCTTTTATTGGTACTCAAGAAGGGAAAGCCAGCGATTCTGCAAG GTCTACACCTTCTACCCAGGACGTCAAGTATGAATGCTACATTTGCTGAAAAGAACAGCAGAAGGTTCACATATTCAGAGGTCATCAAAATGACAAATAACTTCCAACGAGTTTTAGGTGAAGGAGGGTTCGGCATGGTGTATCACGGTTCTGTAAAGGGTTCTAAACAAGTGGCCGTTAAAGTACTCTCTCAATCTTCAACTCAAGGATATAAAGAATTCAAAGCAGAG GTCGATCTTCTTCTTAGAGTTCACCATACAAATTTGGTAAGTCTTGTCGGGTATTGCTACGAAGGAGATCAATTGGCCCTTGTTTATGAGTTTCTGCCTAATGGAGACTTAAAACAACATTTGTCAG GAAAAGGAGGTACATCCGTCATCAATTGGAGTACTCGACTACAAATAGCATTGGAGGCAGCATCAG GACTGGAGTACTTACATATTGGATGCACACCGCCGATGGTTCATAGAGATGTTAAAACTGCCAATATATTGTTGGATGCAGATTTGAAGGCTAAACTTGCTGATTTTGGACTCTCTAGATCTTTCCAAGGTGGAGTCGAGTCTCATGACACAGCCGTTGCTGGTACTCTAGGATACCTTGATCCCGA ATATCACAGTTCAGGTCGACTGGGCGAGAAGAGTGATGTCTATAGTTTCGGGATAGTATTGTTGGAGATGATCACAAACCAACCTGTGATTAATCAAACCTCTGAAAGTTCTCACATAACACAGTGGGTTGGGTTTAAGCTTAACAGAGGTGATATTGTAGAGATTATGGATCCAAACCTTCACAAGGATTACGACTTTAATTCTGCGTGGAGAGCTCTTGAGCTGGCAATGTTATGTGCGAATCCTTCTTCTTCAAAGAGACCATCCATGTCTCAGGTTATTCACGAGATAAAAGAGTGTCTTGCGTGTGCAAAGTCGGTGATAGGTAAGAATCTAGAATTGGAACCCCAAGAGATAATGAGCTCAGACACTTCCATGGTACCCATGGCAAGATAG
- the LOC106327941 gene encoding probable NOT transcription complex subunit VIP2 isoform X2, producing MSNLHSSLNGSASNLPDGSGRSFAGSYSGQSGAPSPGFHSGNLQGLHNLHGSYNLQGTLSSRNSSMNSIPSPGVQQPNVSFSTGRFASSNLSVPLSQLSHNSSHGHSGIPNRGGINVGNPGFSSNANGGAGSIPGILSTSPGLGNRNSVPMGMSQLLGNAGPRITTNSMGNMVGGGNLRNISSGGLSMPGLSTSRLNLGANSGSGLGVQGQNRMMGGLPQGSQVMSMLGNSYHTGGGQLSQNHLQSVNNMMLGDHSNDSSLFDINNDFPQLTSRPGSAGGTQGQLGSLRKQGLGVPLAQQNQEFRIQNEDFPALPGYKGGSSDYPMDMHQKEQLHDNAMSMMHSQNFPMARSGGFNLGESYSSHRPQQQPQHTSSTGGLQGLGLRPLNSPNAVSSNGYDQLIQQYQQQRQNQSQFPVQQMSSMNQFRDSELKAAQAEADPFCLLGLLEVLNGSNPELTSLALGIDLTTLGLDLNSTGKLYKTFASPWTNEPAKTEVEFTVPSCYYATPPPPLTRASFKKFSYELLFYTFYSMPKDEAQLYAADELYERGWFYHKELRLWFFRVGEPLVRTAAYERGTYECLDPNSFKTVRKEHFVVQYEHMEKRPSLLQH from the exons ATGTCAAACCTTCAT TCATCTCTTAATGGTTCAGCTTCAAATTTGCCAGATGGGTCAGGCAGATCCTTTGCTGGTTCCTATTCGGGACAATCTGGTGCACCTTCTCCTGGTTTTCATTCTG GAAACCTTCAGGGACTTCATAACCTTCATGGGAGTTATAACCTTCAAGGTACACTCTCATCAAGAAACTCCAGTATGAATAGTATCCCATCCCCCGGTGTACAACAACCTAATGTGAGTTTTTCCACTGGAAGATTTGCTTCTAGTAACCTATCCGTTCCTCTCTCTCAG TTATCTCATAATAGCTCACATGGGCACTCGGGAATCCCGAATAGAGGAGGGATTAATGTTGGCAACCCTGGTTTTAGTAGTAACGCTAATGGAGGCGCCGGTTCTATTCCTGGGATTCTCTCCACTTCTCCAGGACTTGGTAACCGGAATAGTGTTCCGATGGGGATGTCCCAGCTGTTGGGAAACGCTGGTCCTCGGATAACGACGAATTCAATGGGGAACATGGTTGGTGGAGGTAACTTGAGGAATATCAGCTCTGGTGGATTGTCTATGCCTGGCCTTTCGACGTCACGACTAAATTTGGGAGCTAATAGCGGGTCAGGGTTAGGCGTTCAGGGCCAGAACCGCATGATGGGTGGACTTCCTCAAG GATCACAGGTCATGTCTATGCTGGGGAATTCCTACCATACTGGCGGCGGCCAACTTTCGCAGAACCATCTTCAGTCAGTTAACAATATGATGCTCGGTGATCACTCTAACGACAGTTCACTTTTTGACATCAATAATGATTTCCCCCAGCTGACAAGTCGTCCTGGTTCTGCTGGTGGCACTCAAGGACAACTCG GTTCTTTGAGGAAACAAGGTTTAGGAGTCCCGCTTGCCCAACAAAATCAGGAGTTCCGCATTCAAAATGAGGACTTTCCAGCCCTACCTGGTTATAAAG GTGGTAGTTCTGATTATCCAATGGACATGCATCAGAAAGAACAACTCCATGACAATGCTATGTCTATGATGCACTCTCAAAACTTTCCT ATGGCTAGATCTGGTGGTTTCAACTTGGGGGAATCATATTCATCACACCGTCCACAACAACAGCCACAACATACTTCATCT ACTGGTGGGCTACAAGGTCTTGGCTTGAGACCTCTAAACTCGCCCAACGCAGTTTCAAGCAACGGTTATGACCAGCTTATTCAGCAGTATCAGCAGCAGAGACAGAACCAATCCCAGTTCCCCGTGCAACAAATGTCATCCATGAACCAATTTAGAGACTCTGAGTTGAAAGCGGCACAAGCGGAGGCAGATCCTTTCTGCTTGCTTGGCTTGCTGGAGGTACTAAACGGGAGCAACCCTGAGTTGACATCTCTTGCTCTTGGCATCGACTTAACGACGCTAGGGTTGGATTTGAACTCAACTGGAAAACTTTACAAGACCTTTGCTTCCCCTTGGACCAATGAACCGGCGAAGACCGAGGTCGAGTTCACAGTACCAAGTTGTTACTACGCCACACCACCTCCTCCGTTAACT CGAGCAAGTTTCAAAAAGTTCTCGTATGAGTTATTGTTCTACACATTTTACAG TATGCCAAAAGACGAAGCACAGCTATACGCAGCAGATGAACT TTATGAAAGAGGTTGGTTTTACCACAAGGAACTGAGATTATGGTTCTTCAGAGTTGGGGAGCCTTTGGTAAGAACAGCTGCATATGAAAGAGGAACATACGAGTGCCTCGATCCAAACTCGTTCAAAACAGTCAGAAAG GAACATTTTGTTGTCCAGTACGAGCACATGGAAAAGAGACCAAGCTTGCTGCAGCATTGA
- the LOC106331993 gene encoding 18.1 kDa class I heat shock protein-like — protein sequence MSLIPSLFSERRSNVFDPFSLDAWDPFQGFFTSSALANASGSTARDIAAFTNARVDWKETPEAHVFKADLPGLKKEEVKVEVEDKDILQISGERSKENEEKSDKWHRVERASGKFMRRFKLPENAKMEEVKATMENGVLTVTVPKAPEKKPEVKSIDISG from the coding sequence ATGTCTCTAATTCCAAGCCTTTTCAGTGAACGCAGATCAAACGTTTTTGATCCCTTCTCGCTTGACGCATGGGATCCATTCCAAGGATTCTTCACTTCTTCCGCGTTAGCAAACGCTTCCGGCTCAACCGCTCGTGACATTGCAGCGTTTACAAACGCGAGAGTTGACTGGAAGGAGACGCCAGAGGCACACGTGTTCAAGGCCGACTTGCCGGGGCTGAAGAAAGAAGAAGTGAAGGTTGAGGTTGAAGACAAGGACATTCTTCAGATAAGCGGAGAGAGGAGCAAGGAGAACGAGGAGAAGAGCGACAAGTGGCACCGCGTGGAGAGGGCAAGCGGGAAGTTTATGAGGAGGTTTAAGTTGCCGGAGAATGCGAAGATGGAGGAAGTGAAGGCGACGATGGAGAACGGTGTGCTTACGGTTACGGTGCCGAAAGCGCCTGAGAAGAAGCCTGAGGTTAAGTCTATTGATATCTCTGGCTAA
- the LOC106331525 gene encoding histone H4: MSGRGKGGKGLGKGGAKRHRKVLRDNIQGITKPAIRRLARRGGVKRISGLIYEETRGVLKIFLENVIRDAVTYTEHARRKTVTAMDVVYALKRQGRTLYGFGG; encoded by the coding sequence ATGTCGGGCCGTGGAAAGGGAGGAAAGGGTTTGGGCAAAGGAGGAGCCAAGCGTCACAGGAAGGTTCTGAGAGACAACATCCAAGGGATCACCAAGCCGGCGATTCGGAGACTGGCTCGTAGAGGTGGAGTCAAACGTATCAGTGGTCTCATCTACGAGGAGACACGTGGCGTCCTCAAGATCTTTTTGGAGAACGTCATCCGTGACGCCGTCACCTACACCGAGCACGCTAGGAGGAAGACCGTGACTGCGATGGACGTCGTCTATGCGCTGAAGAGGCAGGGGAGGACTCTCTACGGGTTCGGCGGTTAA